The genomic stretch GGTCGGTTGAATGTTTTACAAAACTTCGTCCCTTCTTTGGCGACTGCCTTAAAAAGATGCAGGAACTCAGGCACCTTGACCTGGAAAGCAGGAAGGGAAAGGCGCCCGGGGGATATAACTGCCCGCTGGCCGAAAGCGGCGCCCCCTTTATTTTCATGAATGCCGCCGGGCAGATGCAGGATGTGACCACCATGCTGCATGAAGGCGGCCATGCGATACATTCGTTTCTTGCCCATCCGCTGGAACTGAATGGTTTTAAGGAATACCCCATGGAGATCGCGGAAGTGGCCAGCATGGCCATGGAACTGATGAGTATGGAGGAATGGGAAACATTCTTTACCGGACCGGAAGACCTGAAACGGGCAAAAGAACATCAACTGGAAAGAGTGATCACCATTTTCCCCTGGATCGCCATCATAGATAAATTCCAGCACTGGGTCTATGAAAATCCTTTGCATACGCATGATCAACGTACTGCCCGGTGGAATGAGATCCTGAAAGAATTCCAGGATGATGTGATCGACTACAGCGGACTGGAAACATTCCGGAGCAACAGTTGGCAACGCCAGTTGCATTTATTTGAAGTACCCTTTTATTATATAGAATATGGCATCGCCCAGTTAGGCGCCATTGGCATGTGGATGCAGTTTAAAGAAAACAAAGAACTGGCATTGGACAATTACTGCAGGGCCCTTGCACTGGGCGGCACCAAAACACTGCCGCAGCTTTTTGAAACAGCCGGGTTAAACTTTGATTTCAGCCCCGAAAGGATAAAGGTGCTGATGGAGTTTGTAAAAAGCCAGATGAAATAAGCCTGTTATTTGCACGCATCACAGGTACCGCTGATCACCACATCTGTCTGCCGTTGTTTAAACCCTTTGGGCAGTTTTACTTCCGGTATAGTTACATGATCCAGGCAAATGGTCTTGTCGCAAACATCACAAATGAAATGTACATGGTCATCGTGATGGTGACCTGCTTCGCAATTATCCTTACACAGGGCGTATAGTATGGAGTTGTCGGTAGTAGGTATGTTATGAATGATGCCTTTCTCCACAAAGGTCTGCAGGGTACGGTAAACAGTGACCCGGTCAAAGGAAGCATCGGTATCTTTCTCTATATCGGCATGGGCAAGCGCCCCTTCGCTTTTTAAAAAAAGTTCCAGGATTTTTTTGCGGCCGTCCGTCACGCTGAGCTGGTTTCTTTTTAATATGTCCAATAACTGGTCCATAAAACATTAATTCGGTGTATTGCTGAACCCGTTCATAAACCGTTTGGTCGTTACTTTTTCCTTGAGCAGGCCCTTAATATCAGTTATCATTTTATCTACTTCTTCATTATTCAACCCGTCATAAACCATCCCTCTTACCCGGCCCAGTTTATCTACCAGGGCAAAAAACTGGGTATGTATGAACTGGTCCTGTATCTGGATTGAATCGGGTTTCCCATTGTCGATACCATACGCCTGCCTCGCCATCCTGTAAAGCGCTGTTTTATCTCCTGTAACGAAATGCCAGTTCAGGTTTGTGGTTTGAACTTTGCTCACGGCGCCCTGCGGGTGACCTGCGGCCGGTTCGTATTCAATTTTATACGATCCATCTTCTTTCTTTACCAATTTACCATTGATCATCTTTTCCTCATACGCTTTCAGGAGCGGCACCGAATCGGTTTCCGGCATGCAGGTGTGGGAAAGGATCATAAAACCCGGTTCATCTTTAAAAGCATCATACACACGCCGCATGTTTGCATTCATCTTGGGACAGATCCCTTTGCAGGTGGTAAAAAAATATTCAGCCACATATACTTTTTCCTCCGTTTCCCGCTGCGAAATGGTTTTACCATCCTGGTTCACAAAGGAAAAATCACCGACATTGCTGTTGCGTACAACCAGGTTTGACTTTGAAAAATCGTAATCCCTGAACAACGCCAGGTAAAAGCCGCCCAGCAACAAAACGAAAAAGGTCACGTATATCAGCCACTTCTTACTCATGTGAACTCATTTGCAGCAAATTTACAACCCTTTCATTTAGCACGGCCGTCCTGGATATAATATTTGCAACATTATTGCATTTTTATTAATTTTGCCCTTCATATGAATATTAAACTGAACTGGGATGCCATGGGAATTGCCACGTCCGTTGCCTGTGCCATTCACTGTGCTTTACTGCCGGTACTGATGTCAACACTGCCTGTGTTCGGCATCAACATCATCCACAATATATTTTTTGAGTGGGGCATGATCATCCTGGCATTTGCAGTTGGCTCCTACTCGCTTTTTCATGGTTTTATCAAACACCACCGCTCCTTGTTACCGGTTTTGATCTTTACGAACGGTTTTATTTTCCTGGTACTTAAACAGTTCTTAACCCGGCTTGAAATTCCCTTTCTGCTGATCGCCGTTGTTTTTATCATCAGTGCTCATTTTTACAATTACCGTTTGTGCCACCGGAGCAAATGTACTTCCCCGCACCATAAGCACTAAGGGCTGCCGGTTTATTCATTCATTGCCGATTCTTTATATTTATGATTCAATCTGACTAATTATGAAGAAGTTTTCCCTGCTTTTCATCATGCTGTTTTACTTATTCAATATTTCATCCGCCCAATCACCGGACGAAACCATTATCCGCTCTGAAATTGAAAAGCAGCGCCTGGCCTGGAATAAAGGAGATATTGAAAGCTTTATGGGGACGTACTGGCAAAATGATTCCTTAATGTTCATCGGCAAAAGCGGGGTTACCTATGGCTGGCAAAACACCCTTAACAATTATAAAAGAGGCTATCCCGATACGGCTGCCATGGGCAAACTGGACTTTGATATACTGCAGGTAAAACCGCTTTCTGACACATACTTTTTCGTGGTGGGCAAATGGCACCTCACCCGGAGTATAGGTAATGCCGGCGGACACTTCACGTTGCTCTTCAGAAAGATGGAAGAATAAATGGGTGATCGTGGCCGACCACAGCAGCTGATCATAATTTCCACTTGCGCCGGAGGTGAATGATGAGGGCGATGAGGCTGCCAAGAAAGAATGCATAGTACAGGTAATTTTTCCAGGAAGGGCTGTCATCAAAAAAAGCATACCCTTTATAAATGCCAATAAAGACATTCACCATCATCCATAACAAAACAATGGATATGGTCTGCAATATCGTGACCAGGAAAGCCCGGGTTTCATCCTCCATTCCCATAGCAGCCATTTTTATTGAAACGCCGCATTAAAAGTAGCATTAATGCCGGATCATTTCAGCAGCATTTTTTTAAACCTCGCACTGTCGCCGTTGAATACATTAAAGTCCACATACGCATTCACGCCATCCACCCTTCCGCTCTCATTGTGCTGCCAAAAACTCCAGCTGCGCTTTATGCGGGGTTTGTCTTTTACAAGGTAGTGAGCGATCCACAACGGGTACTCATCAAATTTTCCATCCAGGAAGTTTTCGTAAAAATCAATATTAGTGTAAATGATGGGTTTTACTTTGTACTGTTTTTCAATCATCATCAGCCAGTCCTTTGCCCGTTGCTGTATCTCTGCAACCGAAGCCCCGTTGGTGGCCTCAATATCCAGCACCGGTGGCAGGTCTCCTTTCGCAAGTGAGACCGTAGCTATAAAATTCTCAGCCTGCGCCTTGCCGCTTTTGGATGGAATGAAGAAATGATAGGCCCCTCTTGGCATGTTTGCTTCCTTTGCATTGAACCAGTTTTGCCGGAAACTGTTATCCACCCTTCCCAATCCTTCGGTGGCTTTTATAAAGGCAAAGCCGATCTTCACCTGCTTGTCCCGCATCGCCTTGACGGCTTCCCAGTCAATGTTCTTTTGATAACGGCTTACGTCAATACCATGAATGGCATAACTGGCGGGCAGGTCAATATCAAAAGCAGGATAGCGTACAAATTTTGGTCTGCGCAAAGCGCCGGTAACGTAATAAACCAACACAGCGGTTGCCATCAGAAGCAACAGCAGCAACACGATGAACCGGGAAAGGGACTTTTTTTTCTTTTTTGCCAAGCGAGGGTTTTACAGGCAAATTTGCAGAAAAGAAATTTTACCGGCCTGCTAAAGTTTTAATAAAACATTTTGCAACAGATCACCGGGATCATGCACAGGCAATTCCCGTTAGATAAACCGGTTTACTTCACCAGTTTTTTCACAAATACAACCTTCTTGCCGGCCACCACAGTAAAAATATACTGGCCCGCAGCTAAATAGGCCGATGGTATTTCAAGATACTCCGATCCGTTCAGCAGTGAAAAGGACTTATTGTATATCAACTGCCCGGCCATGTTATGCAACCGGATGGCGACAACGGGACTTGTAAAATTGCGCAGGTAAACATAAAACCGGTCCGCTACCGGGTTCGGATATACCTGCACTACATTCTGCCCGGTTACCGCATCCGCTGTCTTTTTTGTTGTATTGTTCCGGGTAACAAGCCAATAATCGGGATCGACCAGGACCGTATCGGCAACAAAGCCTATGTTTCTCAGGAACACTTCATCATTCACCTTGTTGTCTACCACAATGGTCTTTTCCTGTGATGCATTCTTGAATTTCAGGGCAACCGGCAGGTCAAAAAACTTACCGAAGTATGTGAAGTCGTCTGGCTCATCCTGACCTTTACATAGCTGCTTCCTATTTGCGACCATTCCACTTTATAGGAAGGGTAACCCTGCCCTTCAAACCAGTCTTTGAAAAATTTGCTGAGGTCCAGCCCGCTTTCTGCTTCCAGGTTCCGTTGCAGGTCGGTTGTTTTTGCAAAACCATAGATCACAGCAGGATCACTCTGGTACTTGCGTATGGCACGGAAAAAAACTTCATCACCCAGTTTCCAGCGCAGCATATACAGCAGGTAGGATCCTTTATTATAACTCAGCCTTCCGCTGAATATCCGTCCTACATTGCTTGTGTCATCTACTTTAACAGAACCGCCGGTTGCCGATGTGATATTGTTAACCACCGACCGCCGGTTGGCAATGGTATTGGCCGGGTACTTATTTTCCATGTACATGGCAGCAAGGTGCGTTGCAAAACCTTCGTTGAGCCAGATATCTTCCCAGGAGGCGCAGGTGATCTTATCCCCGAACCATTGGTGTCCGAGTTCGTGAGCAGACAGGCTTTCGTTTATAGAAACCAAAAAACTGGCCGTTTGGTGCTCCATCCCGCCTCCCCAGCCAAACTGCACATGGCCGTATTTCTCTTTGATGAAAGGATAATCGCCGAATATGCCGTGGAAATATTTGATCGCATCCAGTACATTTTGTGTACCATTCTGAAAAGAGGCAAGGCTTTCGGGGTAGCAATAGGTTTGCATGGGCAGGTTAACCGCACCCAACTGAACGGAATTAATGAACACGGCATAATTGGTAACTGCAAAACAAACCAGGTACGAAGCAATGGGATACCGGTGCTTCCAGTAAGCCACTTTTTTTGTTCCGCCGGCGATCAATGTTTCGCCCTGCAGCAATCCATTGGACGCTGCCTTAAATGCCGCTGGGTTTGTAATGATGATGTCTATTGAATCGGCCTTATCGTCCAGCCCGTTCTTGCAGGGCCACCAGTCACGGCTGCCGTAGGGCTCACTCAGGGTCCATATCACAGGAACTGCTCCATGCGTGGTTTGCACAAAAGAACCGAAACCGGTATTGGCCGGCGGGCCCTTATAATAAATACTTACCGAATCAAGCGTTCCGGCATTTACCGGTGCCGGGAAATTTACCTGGAGCAGGTTGCCGGCATGTGACCTGGAAAGAAGGGTATTCCGTTGCCTGACACTATCCACGTTCAAACTGTTCATCAGGTCGAATGAAATGGAACTGGCCGCAGAAGTGATCACATAATATACCGTTACTTTCCCGGTGATATAATAAACGGCCGGGTCCACTTCCCACTCACAACGGTAATACTTCACATCAAAATTAGCCGAGGCAAGCGTTCCGTTGATAATATTCAGTCCTTCATAATGTTTCTTTTCCTGTACGGATATTTCAGCTGCCGGATTGTAATTATTTTCCTGCACCTGGGCCTGTACATTAAAACCAGCCAGTAAAAACACGATAGAAAATATACGCATATGCAACTATTATTAAATGTTTGTATGAACAGGTATGAATGAAGTTCCTAATTTTTTGTGAAAGGGCAATAATAAGGAAGGCAAACCGTTTTTACGAAAGCCCGTTTTTAATTGCATACCTTATGACGCTTACAGGCAAGAACGAAAAAAAAACCGCTGCAGTATCAAAGTCAATTTTGATACTTTTTTTTGCGCTGTGTACCGGGTTCATCGCCCGTGCCAATCATGTGTACGACACTTCCAGAAAGCTATTGCTGGCCTCGGTTGATAAAAATGAAAAAGCCGGTTATATTAACATCGGATCGAATGTGGTGTTTCCCGATGTGCTGACCGGTAATGAAGCAGAATCCCTCGGTTACATTGAAAAATTCTCTGAGAACAGAAGGGCTTATGTCATCCGTACTTACAACCGCGGAAAAAAATATTTTCCCAAAGTAAGTGCCATCCTGAAGAAATACGACCTGCCCGATGAACTGAAAATGCTCATAGCCCTCGAAAGCGCCTTTAATGCCAATGCTGTCTCAAAAGCCGGCGCTGTAGGTTACTGGCAGTTCATGGATGAAGTGGCAAGGGAATATGGCCTGAAATACGTTCCCAAACACAGGATCGTTACAAAGAAAGTGACCGTAAAAGGAAAGAAGCAGCTGAAAAAGGTGATTGTAAAAAGGCAGCCTGCCGGAAGAGATGACCGGAAGAATTTCAACAAATCAACCCACGCTGCTGCCCGCTACCTGAAAGACCGAAGCCGCAACCTAGATAATAACCTGCTTTTGATGGTGGCCAGTTACAATTGTGGTGTAGGCAATGTATGGGAAGCCATAAAAAAAACCGGGAAGGCTGATCCCGATTTCTGGGATATAAAAGATCACCTGCCTGCCGAAACAAGGGCATATGTGATGAACTTCATTACATTGAACGTGCTTTTTCACAACTACGATAAATTCACCGGGAACAACCTCAATTTCACCCCGGCCAGGATCAGGATCGACAACATGGAAACCCATATGACGGAAGCGCTTGATGAAGCAAGCAATGAAAAATGACCTGTTTCCATTAAGGCATTTTCTCCTCATTCATTTTCTTATTGTTGTTATTTAACCCGGATCCTTAACCAAGTAACCCAATCGGCTTACCTTTGTTCAATGCCCCGATTCAACTGGAACGATAGTACAAACCTGTTACGTAAACTCACTTTCAGGCGTTTCACAAATGGCATGAAGGTACTCAGCAGTTTTTATGCAAGCCGTTTGCTGAACAGGCCCGTACAGTGGGGCTATCCCGTTTCCATTTCGTTTGAACCTACCACCAGTTGCAACCTGCGCTGCCCCGAATGCCCCAGTGGTTTACGGCAGTTCACCCGGCCCACAGGTATGCTGCAAAATGATTTTTTCAGGCAGACCATTGATGAGATCCATACCGAATTACTCTACCTTATTTTTTATTTCCAGGGGGAGCCCTACCTGAACCCGGAATTTTTAAACATGGTGAAATACGCCAGCGATAAAAAGATCTATACCGCCACCTCCACCAATGCCCATTACCTTACCGACGAAGTGGCGAAAAAACGGTGGAAAGCGGTTTGGACCGCCTGATCATATCCATTGACGGCACTACGCAGGATGTGTACCAGCAGTACCGGGTGGGGGGCAACCTGGAAAAGGTGCTGGAAGGTGCAAAGAACATCATGAAATGGAAAAAGGAATTAAAGCGCAAAACGCCTTTTGTTTTCTTCCAGTTCCTGGTGGTAAAACCCAATGAACACCAGGTGGAAGATATTAAACGCCTTGCCAGGGAAGTGGGGGTGGATGAGGTTCGTTTTAAAACGGCCCAGGTATATGAGTACGAAACCGACCCCAACAACCTGATACCAACCATGGATAAATACAGCCGCTATAAAAAAAATGCCGATGGCAGCTATACAGCAAAGAACCGGCTCACCAACCGCTGCTGGAAACTGCAGCATGCCAATGTGATCACCTGGGATGGCCTGGTGGTGCCCTGCTGTTTTGATAAAGACGCCACACACCAACTGGGCAACCTGAAAACGCAGTCTTTTAAGGAGATCTGGCATAATGCTAATTACAGGCAGTTCCGGAATGAACTGATGAAAAGCCGGAAAAATATTGATATTTGTGCCAATTGCAGCGAAGGGGTTTCTGTATGGAAAGATTAAAATGCTGACATTTGCATTTTCCCAGCTATGCCATCAACATTCAATAACCGCCTCCGGCAGATAATTTTACTCCTTGTCATTATCCTGCTTGCCATTTTGCTGCTGAACCAGCTTTTTATTTTTTTACCGGGTTTTTTGGGCGCCATTACCCTGTACATCCTGCTGCGGGATAGTTTTTATTACCTGACCATCAAAAAACGGTGGAAAAAAACCGGTACAGCGGTCCTGTTCATCCTGGGCAGCCTGGTGGTGATCGCCCTGCCGCTTTATTTTTCCATCCGGCTCATCTCTTCTGAACTGTCGGTCATTTTAAATAACCCCACCGAGTTGATAGCCGATGCAAAGATCGTGGGACAAAAGATATTTGATGTCACCGGTATCCAGTTAATGAACGAACAGAATATTTTAACATTTCAGAAACAGGCAGCGGCCATTATTCCTTCTTTACTTAACAGTTCTGCCGCTATTCTCAGTAATTTTGCCGTTATGTTTTTCCTGATGTATTTCCTGCTGGCGAACGGAAGGGAAGTTGAGCGGTTTCTTGACCGCTTTATCCCCCTGAAAGAAGAGAATATTGATATGCTGAGCCAGGAAACAAAGAACATGATCCGGGCAAATGCCATCGGGATACCCGTGCTGGCTATCATACAAGGTATTATTGCCACCATCGGTTACTGGATATTCGGGGTAAAGGATTTTGGCCTGTGGGGATTTCTGACCGGTGTTTTTTCCATGGTTCCCATCGTGGGCAGCGCTGTTATCTGGGCGCCATTGACCGCTTATTTATTTGCCATTGATAAAACAGGTCATGCCGTCGGCCTGCTCATCTATGCCGTGGTGCTTATCTCCAATATTGATTACGTGATAAGACTTACCCTGCTGAGGAAGTTCATGGATGTGCATCCGCTGATCACCGTGTTTGGAGTGATCGTTGGCCTGGGCCTGTTCGGTTTTTGGGGCGTGATCTTCGGGCCGCTGCTTATCAGCTATTTTATTATTTTGATCAGGATATACATGAATGAATTTGGCAAACCGGCCAACGCTTCTTAGCGTCACCGGTCTTGCCGCATACCTATACATTATGGGCATCGAAAAAGACATCAGCCAGCAATCGTTCCGGAACGATCATCAAAAAGGGATCATCAATCTCATCTACACCTACAACTGGGTGAATGAAAAGATGAAAGCCTTTTTTGAAAAAGAGGGGATCACCGGTCAGCAGTTCAATATCCTCCGCATACTGAGAGGTGCCGGGGCCCCGATCTCCACCCTGCAGATCAGGGAACGCATGCTGGATAAAATGAGCGATACCAGCCGTATTGTTGACCGGCTTGTACTGAAGGGACTTGCACAGAAAAATATATGCAAGAATGACAAGCGCCTGGTGGATGTAAGCATTACCGCAAAAGGAAAAAAACTTTTGGGAAAAATAGACGGACACGAAAAAGAGATGGATTCCATATTCGGCAACCTCTCCGAAGCCGAAGCCGGCCAGCTGAATAAACTTTTGGATAAGATCCGTCAATAACTGTAAATACGATCCATGAAATCTTTCTTTCCTCTTTTACTTGTTGCTTGTTGCTTAGTGCCTGTTGCTGCTGCTGCCCAGGCAAAGCCGGAGTTCCGCGGTGTGTGGGTGGCTACGGTTGATAATATCGACTGGCCGTCAAAAGGCAATTATAATTCCGATTCGCAAAAAGTGGAATTCATAAAATTGCTGGACATGCACCAGCGCAATGGCATGAATGCGATGATCGTTCAGATCAGGCCTGTTACGGATGCCTTTTATCCGTCGCAGTATGAACCCTGGAGTGAATTCCTTACCGGCAGGCAGGGACAACCGCCGATGCCGTATTACGATCCGCTGGAATTCATGATCTCCGAAACCCACAAACGGGGAATGGAATTTCACGCATGGATGAATCCTTACCGGGCCGTTTTCAATATCAACACCTCTTCCATTGCTGCAAACCACATTACCCGGATCCATCCCGAATGGTTCCTTACCTATGGTGACAAAAGATATTTTGACCCGGGAAGTAAGGAAGTGCAGCAGTATGTGACCAATGTGGTAAAAGATGTGGTGAACCGCTATGCCGTGGATGCCATTCATTTTGATGACTATTTTTACCCGTACCGCATAGCGGGAAAAGAATTTCCGGACAATGCGAATTTCCTTCGTTATGGCAACGGCATGATAAAAGACGACTGGAGAAGAAGCAATGTGGATTCAATAATATGGATGCTCAGTACTGCCATAAAAAAAGAAAATCCCAAATGCCAGTTCGGGATCAGTCCCTTTGGCGTATGGCGTAACGAAGACAAGGATCCCGTTAACGGCAGCAAAACTAATGGCGCCCAAACCAATTACGACGACCTGTATGCCGACATATTATTGTGGCTCCGGAATGGATGGATAGATTATGTAGCGCCCCAGCTCTATTGGGAATTCGGGCATAGGATCGCCCCTTATGAAATTCTGCTCGACTGGTGGAGCAAACATACCTACGGCAGGAACTGCTATATCGGCCTGGGTATATACCGGGCCAACAGCAACAGCGCCTGGAAAGACATTACCCAACTGCCCCGGCAGATAGAAGCCTTGCGCAGCACTCCCAACATACAGGGTATGATCTTCTTCAGCAGCAGATCGTTCAATAATAATCCCAATGGCTGGAGCGATCGTTTGCGCCTGGATTATTTTAAAGAGCCGGCAAAGACCCCGGAAATGAACTGGATAAACAGCAGCAGGTGATGATCTGCGGCTGTTATGCCAATTTCATTTTATCTACCTTTGTTATTCTTAATGGATCATTTTTAATTCTTAATTATATTTTATGCCCGGTTACGAAACATGGAGCGACGCAGAACGCAAAGAAGTAAATGACGTGCTGGAAACAGGCATCCTCATGCGTTATGGTTTTGATGGCCCCCGCAAAGGAATATGGAAGGCCAAAGAGCTGGAAGAAGCCATTTGCCAGACCTTTGGCTGCAAACATGCACAACTGGTAAGCAGCGGAACCGCCGCACTGACAACCGCCATGAGTGCATTGGGCATTGGGTATGGCGACGAAGTGATATTGCCCTCGTTTACATTTGTGGCCAGTTTTGAAGCGGTGTTAAGTGTGGGTGCTGTTCCTGTTTTTGCAGATGTGGATGACTGTTTAACGCTTAACCCGGATGCGGTGCGTAATGCCATTACATCAAAGACAAAATGCGTAATGCCCGTGCACATGTGCGGCAGCATGGCGGATATGGATGCATTACAATCGATCTGCAGGGAGCATAAGCTGCTCTTGCTGGAAGATGCCTGCCAGAGCATTGGTGGCTCCTATAAAGGAAAAAAGCTGGGTACCATCGGCGATGCCGGCACCTTTAGTTTTGATTTCGTAAAAACCATCACCTGTGCCGAAGGGGGTGTGGTAATGACCAACCGGGAAGATGTTTATATCCACAGCGATGGGTACACCGATCATGGCCACGACCACAAAGGCGTTGACCGTGGCGCAGACCTTCATCCTTTCATCGGCTATAATTTCCGCATCAGTGAATTGCATGCTGCTGTAGGCCTGGCACAGATAAAGAAGCTGGATGATTTCCTGGCCACCCAGAAAAAAAATCATGCCGCATTAAAAGATATGCTTTCAACGGTACCGGAAATTTCATTCCGCCGGATACCGGATCCAGCCGGCGACAGCTGCACTTTCTTAAGCTGGTTCCTTCCAACCGAAGAAATAACAAGGGCGGTGGTGGCTGAAATGAAGGCACAGAATATTTTAGCCGGTAATTTTTACTGGTACGATAACAACTGGCATTATATCCGCAAATGGGATCACCTCAAAAATTCTGTTACACTAAACACCCTGCATCCTGAGCTTAAAGCAGCTGTCATGCATCATGCCAGCAAAGATTTCAGCGCCAGCGATGCCGTCATGGGCCGCTGTGTTTCTACTGCCATCGGTCTGTTATGGACAGAAGAGCAATTGAAAACAAAAGGCGAACAAATGGTGAATGTGATCAGGAAAGTATTAAGCCAGCAAAAGACCTTTGCCTAACCATATTAAAACGGGTTTACGGCATTGGGCTTCTGCTCCAGGTAATCGTTGTATTGTAAAGAACCCAGCCTGAACCGAAACGGGATCTTCGTTACTTTTTCAAACTGCAATTCCTTTTTGCAGAAGAATCCAACGTTCTGCACATAAAAATCCGCCGCGATCACCCTGCAGAAGGCCGGGCTTAAACCAGCAGCTGCCGGGGAATAATTTATGAACACCTGTTCCTTATTTTCTTTGATCCTGAAATAATCCTTTACAATCTCTTTTTTCTTGCCTTTTTGAGGGTCAACAAGGGCATGGTCCCTCCCCCTAAATGATGATTTATCAGCGAATTGCTGGCAAAAACTGCCCTTTGCCACAAAAATCATGCAGAAAATCAAAATTTTAGCTTTTTTATACATTTTGCAACACGGTAACTCTGTAAATTTACGTTGTTATTGAAACCATAGATCGTCTATTTTTCTAATTACCGTAAAATTATTACCCTAAGAAGAACAAGCATATGGCCTTAAGTCAGGGACTATACCAGAAACAATTACAGAAACTATCCCCCCAGCAGATCCAACTGATGAAATTGCTGCAGGTTCCCACGGCATTACTGGAAGAAAGGATAAAGGAAGAAATGGAAGAAAACCCGGCTTTGGAAGAGGCGGAAGAAGGGCACGAGGATGAATATGATGAAACAAATGATGAGTTCAAAGACAAGGAAACCGAAGATGCCGAACTGGATGGCAGCGAGGATGAATATGATAATATAGACATTACTGAATACGTGAATGATGGCGATGATGAAGTGGGTGATTATAAACTGAAAGATGACAACTACCCCGAAATTGATGAAAGCCGGGTAATTCCCATCAAAGTAGAAAGAGGATTCAATGAGTTGATGCTTGAACAGCTGGGGATGCTCTCTTTAACGGAACAGCAGCAGCGGATCGCCGAGCAGATCATCGGTAACCTGGATGATGATGGTTACCTGAGGAGGGAATTTTCTGCGATCGTTGATGACCTTGCTTTCAGGCAGAATATCGAAACCTCGGAAGAAGAAATTGCCGGGCTGG from Chitinophagaceae bacterium encodes the following:
- a CDS encoding family 10 glycosylhydrolase, translated to MKSFFPLLLVACCLVPVAAAAQAKPEFRGVWVATVDNIDWPSKGNYNSDSQKVEFIKLLDMHQRNGMNAMIVQIRPVTDAFYPSQYEPWSEFLTGRQGQPPMPYYDPLEFMISETHKRGMEFHAWMNPYRAVFNINTSSIAANHITRIHPEWFLTYGDKRYFDPGSKEVQQYVTNVVKDVVNRYAVDAIHFDDYFYPYRIAGKEFPDNANFLRYGNGMIKDDWRRSNVDSIIWMLSTAIKKENPKCQFGISPFGVWRNEDKDPVNGSKTNGAQTNYDDLYADILLWLRNGWIDYVAPQLYWEFGHRIAPYEILLDWWSKHTYGRNCYIGLGIYRANSNSAWKDITQLPRQIEALRSTPNIQGMIFFSSRSFNNNPNGWSDRLRLDYFKEPAKTPEMNWINSSR
- a CDS encoding DegT/DnrJ/EryC1/StrS family aminotransferase; the encoded protein is MPGYETWSDAERKEVNDVLETGILMRYGFDGPRKGIWKAKELEEAICQTFGCKHAQLVSSGTAALTTAMSALGIGYGDEVILPSFTFVASFEAVLSVGAVPVFADVDDCLTLNPDAVRNAITSKTKCVMPVHMCGSMADMDALQSICREHKLLLLEDACQSIGGSYKGKKLGTIGDAGTFSFDFVKTITCAEGGVVMTNREDVYIHSDGYTDHGHDHKGVDRGADLHPFIGYNFRISELHAAVGLAQIKKLDDFLATQKKNHAALKDMLSTVPEISFRRIPDPAGDSCTFLSWFLPTEEITRAVVAEMKAQNILAGNFYWYDNNWHYIRKWDHLKNSVTLNTLHPELKAAVMHHASKDFSASDAVMGRCVSTAIGLLWTEEQLKTKGEQMVNVIRKVLSQQKTFA